In Primulina huaijiensis isolate GDHJ02 chromosome 6, ASM1229523v2, whole genome shotgun sequence, a single window of DNA contains:
- the LOC140978043 gene encoding beta-amylase 1, chloroplastic-like isoform X1 has translation MATRSPSAPSFSASSNHLLFLQPLSIRVGPKFPSRVLDRPAITCRLNPSSDGELVYELHYSHRRRVGSFPVYVTLPADAVGPTAQTMRRKKAMAQSFRALAAAGVEGVVMEVWWGLVEREFPRIYDWRGYLEIVLLAKRFGLKVRAMMAFHQCGSDPADPSWIPLPRWVLEEMDKDPDVAYVDRFGRRNMEYISLGCDILPILHGRSPIQAYADLMRNFRETFRSFFGGVITGIQVGLGPGGELRYPSRPSQKLTWAWRPRELGEFQFYDKYMLASLNACAHEIGMREWEGRGPIGATDLMQNPENKEFFRDDGAWKTPYGEFFLQWYSEMLLQHGERICREAETIFRGNEVNMSGKVAGIHWHYGTQSHSSELTSGYYNTSIRDGFLPIARMFGRYGFSLCCPCFDMRDAEEQQINPVSKPESFLKQLMLAARVCDVPLGGENSSRNLDDESFKQVLKMSKLYSDGLETPSFSFNLVRMDKSLFEYGNWVSFTSFVRQMSDVKMSQAGLDFGGGETTLSSPSAFFAGAILAS, from the exons ATGGCGACGCGGTCGCCATCGGCTCCCAGTTTCTCTGCCTCCTCGAATCACCTGCTCTTCTTACAGCCCCTTTCGATACGGGTCGGACCGAAATTTCCTTCTCGGGTCCTGGACAGACCTGCGATCACCTGCCGCCTCAACCCCTCGTCCGATGGCGAGCTGGTGTATGAGCTTCATTACAGCCATCGCCGCCGTGTGGGTTCATTCCCGGTTTACGTTACGTTGCCAGCGGACGCCGTGGGGCCCACAGCGCAAACCATGAGGAGGAAGAAGGCGATGGCGCAGTCGTTCCGGGCGCTAGCGGCGGCGGGTGTGGAGGGGGTGGTGATGGAGGTTTGGTGGGGGCTGGTGGAGAGGGAGTTTCCAAGAATTTATGACTGGCGAGGGTATTTGGAAATCGTTTTATTGGCTAAGCGTTTCGGGCTGAAAGTACGGGCGATGATGGCGTTTCACCAATGCGGGTCGGATCCGGCGGATCCCAGCTG GATTCCTCTCCCTCGATGGGTACTTGAGGAAATGGATAAAGATCCAGATGTAGCATATGTTGATAGATTTGGGAGGAGGAATATGGAATATATTTCTTTAGGATGCGACATTTTGCCCATTCTACATGGAAGATCACCTATTCAAGCATATGCTGATCTTATGAGGAACTTCAGAGAAACGTTCAGATCATTTTTTGGTGGTGTTATAACG GGGATTCAAGTTGGGCTAGGTCCTGGAGGTGAATTAAGATATCCATCACGCCCTTCTCAGAAGCTTACATGGGCTTGGCGCCCTCGTGAACTTGGTGAATTTCAATTCTATGATAAG TATATGCTTGCATCTCTGAATGCCTGCGCCCATGAAATAGGAATGCGTGAATGGGAAGGTAGAGGGCCCATTGGTGCCACTGATTTAATGCAAAATcctgaaaataaagaatttttcAGAGACGATGGTGCATGGAAGACACCATACGGAGAGTTCTTCCTTCAGTGGTACTCAGAAATGCTGCTTCAACATGGGGAAAGGATTTGCAGAGAAGCGGAGACTATATTCAGGGGTAATGAAGTTAACATGTCCGGAAAAGTGGCTGGGATTCATTGGCATTATGGCACACAATCTCATTCATCTGAGTTAACATCTGGATACTACAACACCTCAATTAGAGACGGCTTTCTACCAATTGCTCGCATGTTTGGTAGGTATGGTTTTTCACTGTGTTGTCCATGTTTTGACATGCGGGATGCTGAAGAACAGCAGATTAATCCAGTTAGTAAGcctgaaagttttctcaaacaACTTATGCTGGCTGCACGAGTTTGTGACGTTCCATTGGGGGGAGAAAATTCTTCTAGAAATTTGGACGATGAATCATTCAAACAGGTGTTGAAAATGTCGAAGTTATACTCAGATGGACTTGAAACACCTTCGTTTTCTTTCAACTTGGTTAGAATGGACAAAAGTTTGTTCGAATATGGTAATTGGGTAAGTTTTACAAGTTTTGTAAGACAAATGTCAGATGTCAAAATGTCTCAAGCCGGCTTAGATTTTGGTGGCGGCGAGACGACCCTTTCTTCTCCTTCTGCTTTTTTTGCTGGAGCTATTCTTGCATCCTAG
- the LOC140978043 gene encoding beta-amylase 1, chloroplastic-like isoform X2, whose amino-acid sequence MRRKKAMAQSFRALAAAGVEGVVMEVWWGLVEREFPRIYDWRGYLEIVLLAKRFGLKVRAMMAFHQCGSDPADPSWIPLPRWVLEEMDKDPDVAYVDRFGRRNMEYISLGCDILPILHGRSPIQAYADLMRNFRETFRSFFGGVITGIQVGLGPGGELRYPSRPSQKLTWAWRPRELGEFQFYDKYMLASLNACAHEIGMREWEGRGPIGATDLMQNPENKEFFRDDGAWKTPYGEFFLQWYSEMLLQHGERICREAETIFRGNEVNMSGKVAGIHWHYGTQSHSSELTSGYYNTSIRDGFLPIARMFGRYGFSLCCPCFDMRDAEEQQINPVSKPESFLKQLMLAARVCDVPLGGENSSRNLDDESFKQVLKMSKLYSDGLETPSFSFNLVRMDKSLFEYGNWVSFTSFVRQMSDVKMSQAGLDFGGGETTLSSPSAFFAGAILAS is encoded by the exons ATGAGGAGGAAGAAGGCGATGGCGCAGTCGTTCCGGGCGCTAGCGGCGGCGGGTGTGGAGGGGGTGGTGATGGAGGTTTGGTGGGGGCTGGTGGAGAGGGAGTTTCCAAGAATTTATGACTGGCGAGGGTATTTGGAAATCGTTTTATTGGCTAAGCGTTTCGGGCTGAAAGTACGGGCGATGATGGCGTTTCACCAATGCGGGTCGGATCCGGCGGATCCCAGCTG GATTCCTCTCCCTCGATGGGTACTTGAGGAAATGGATAAAGATCCAGATGTAGCATATGTTGATAGATTTGGGAGGAGGAATATGGAATATATTTCTTTAGGATGCGACATTTTGCCCATTCTACATGGAAGATCACCTATTCAAGCATATGCTGATCTTATGAGGAACTTCAGAGAAACGTTCAGATCATTTTTTGGTGGTGTTATAACG GGGATTCAAGTTGGGCTAGGTCCTGGAGGTGAATTAAGATATCCATCACGCCCTTCTCAGAAGCTTACATGGGCTTGGCGCCCTCGTGAACTTGGTGAATTTCAATTCTATGATAAG TATATGCTTGCATCTCTGAATGCCTGCGCCCATGAAATAGGAATGCGTGAATGGGAAGGTAGAGGGCCCATTGGTGCCACTGATTTAATGCAAAATcctgaaaataaagaatttttcAGAGACGATGGTGCATGGAAGACACCATACGGAGAGTTCTTCCTTCAGTGGTACTCAGAAATGCTGCTTCAACATGGGGAAAGGATTTGCAGAGAAGCGGAGACTATATTCAGGGGTAATGAAGTTAACATGTCCGGAAAAGTGGCTGGGATTCATTGGCATTATGGCACACAATCTCATTCATCTGAGTTAACATCTGGATACTACAACACCTCAATTAGAGACGGCTTTCTACCAATTGCTCGCATGTTTGGTAGGTATGGTTTTTCACTGTGTTGTCCATGTTTTGACATGCGGGATGCTGAAGAACAGCAGATTAATCCAGTTAGTAAGcctgaaagttttctcaaacaACTTATGCTGGCTGCACGAGTTTGTGACGTTCCATTGGGGGGAGAAAATTCTTCTAGAAATTTGGACGATGAATCATTCAAACAGGTGTTGAAAATGTCGAAGTTATACTCAGATGGACTTGAAACACCTTCGTTTTCTTTCAACTTGGTTAGAATGGACAAAAGTTTGTTCGAATATGGTAATTGGGTAAGTTTTACAAGTTTTGTAAGACAAATGTCAGATGTCAAAATGTCTCAAGCCGGCTTAGATTTTGGTGGCGGCGAGACGACCCTTTCTTCTCCTTCTGCTTTTTTTGCTGGAGCTATTCTTGCATCCTAG
- the LOC140978041 gene encoding homeobox-leucine zipper protein HOX6-like encodes MSTIKRSKNKSRRFSDEQIKSLETMFDSESRPELRLKMNLANKLGLQPRQVGIWFQNKRARSKSKHIENEYAMLKTKFDGLSSQFDTLRKENQTMLIQLKRLRNMAGQKDDEVQDNYQDPMKTATSAKPEILRAHNNELFVPSCYDAGKTVDYMEETDFLNVADVAQDSLTSPDNGCSFDSCTFLDNPGCCSHWWDL; translated from the exons ATGTCTACTATTAAGAGGAGCAAAAACAAGAGCAGACGGTTTAGTGATGAACAGATCAAGTCTTTGGAGACGATGTTCGACTCAGAATCGAGGCCAGAGCTACGCCTGAAAATGAACTTGGCTAACAAGCTTGGGCTGCAGCCTAGACAAGTGGGCATTTGGTTCCAGAACAAAAGGGCCAGATCGAAATCCAAGCATATCGAGAACGAATACGCCATGCTTAAAACAAAGTTCGATGGGTTGTCTTCCCAGTTTGATACTTTGAGGAAAGAGAATCAAACCATGCTCATCCAG CTGAAGAGGCTTAGAAATATGGCTGGCCAAAAAGATGATGAGGTACAAGACAATTACCAGGATCCCATGAAGACAGCAACTTCTGCGAAGCCCGAAATTCTACGAGCTCATAACAATGAGCTTTTCGTGCCCTCGTGTTATGATGCAGGCAAAACTGTTGATTACATGGAGGAGACTGATTTTCTGAATGTGGCAGACGTTGCACAAGATTCATTAACATCACCGGATAATGGATGCAGCTTCGATTCTTGTACATTTCTTGATAATCCTGGCTGCTGCTCACATTGGTGGGACTTATAA
- the LOC140978039 gene encoding uncharacterized protein isoform X2 produces MLVFCSILRNILLALEYIYGDDIVVLDNQSGFKSFQIHVHVEVPKGLNVVAKFCSSDSLEKRDGCSLDFSYSFTVEYLPPVILSCLLPKSYPSNLAPHITLSAQWLNSPKISDLCCKFDSIWKEQAGQEIIYQWVEWLRCCTLSYLGFDHEMILGPYDVKNGDTWAIGGSVSPDVDIPLLKSYNDEQSHENFCRNIQECKICFGEFSGSEFIRLPCQHYYCWKCMKTFSDMHVKEGTVMKLQCPYTKCGGIIPPGLLKRLLGEEEFENWEFLMLQKALDLMSDVVYCPRCETASLEDEDHHVQCSNCYYSYCSLCRERRHVGVACMTPEMKLLVLQERQNSSQMKDEQRRREQDMISQIRSVREINRFAKQCPSCKMAISRIEGCNKMVCNNCGQYFCYRCDQAISGYDHFRNGNCELFPAEEIQKWDEMNGRQVAGQMQAQLFADHAHPCPNCGQDNVKVGNNYHIFCWACQNHYCYLCRKMVRRSSQHYGPRGCKQHTIG; encoded by the exons ATGCTTGTATTCTGTTCGATCTTGAGAAATATT CTGCTAGCTCTGGAATACATTTATGGAGATGATATTGTCGTCTTAGACAACCAGAGTGGCTTCAAGTCGTTCCAG ATTCATGTCCATGTTGAAGTGCCAAAGGGACTTAACGTTGTTGCAAAGTTTTGCTCCTCCGACAGCCTTGAGAAAAGAGATGGCTGCTCTCTGGATTTCTCATACTCTTTCACTGTTGAATATCTCCCACCAGTTATATTGTCATGTTTATTACCTAAATCATATCCTAGCAACCTAGCTCCTCACATTACCTTATCTGCTCAATGGCTGAATTCTCCTAAAATCTCCGATCTCTGCTGCAAGTTCGATTCTATTTGGAAAGAACAAGCGGGCCAAGAGATTATTTACCAATGGGTGGAGTGGTTACGCTGTTGTACCCTCTCTTATCTTGGGTTTGACCATGAGATGATTCTTGGGCCTTATGATGTAAAGAATGGAGATACATGGGCAATCGGTGGAAGTGTGTCCCCTGATGTTGACATTCCTCTGCTGAAGAGTTACAATGATGAACAGAGCCATGAGAATTTCTGCAGAAACATTCAGGAATGCAAAATCTGTTTTGGCGAGTTTTCTG GCTCAGAGTTCATCAGGCTTCCATGTCAGCACTATTATTGCTGGAAATGTATGAAAACTTTTTCTGACATGCATGTAAAGGAAGGAACGGTAATGAAACTGCAATGCCCTTACACAAAATGTGGGGGCATAATTCCACCTGGTCTACTTAAAAGATTACTGGGTGAAGAAGAgtttgaaaactgggagttCCTTATGTTACAGAAAGCACTTGATTTAATGTCAGATGTTGTTTACTGCCCGAGATGTGAGACAGCCAGCCTTGAGGATGAAGATCACCATGTGCAGTGCTCGAATTGCTACTATAGCTATTGTTCACTTTGCAGGGAGCGGCGCCATGTTGGAGTTGCATGTATGACACCAGAGATGAAACTACTTGTTCTCCAG GAGCGACAAAATTCATCTCAAATGAAAGATGAACAAAGGCGTCGAGAGCAAGATATGATCAGTCAGATTCGGAGTGTAAGGGAGATAAATCGTTTCGCAAAACAATGCCCTTCTTGTAAGATGGCTATATCTCGTATTGAAGGCTGCAATAAGATGGTGTGCAATAATTGTGGGCAATATTTCTGCTACCGTTGTGATCAGGCAATTTCCGGATATGATCATTTCAG GAATGGAAACTGTGAACTTTTCCCAGCAGAAGAAATTCAGAAATGGGATGAGATGAATGGTCGGCAAGTTGCTGGACAAATGCAAGCACAACTATTTGCTGATCATGCTCATCCGTGTCCTAATTGTGGTCAAGACAATGTAAAG GTGGGCAATAACTATCATATATTTTGTTGGGCATGCCAAAACCATTACTGCTACTTGTGTAGGAAAATGGTAAGGCGCAGCTCTCAGCATTATGGTCCAAGGGGTTGCAAGCAACACACTATTGGGTAG
- the LOC140978040 gene encoding uncharacterized protein, translated as MASLSSPPFRTSLSSSALSTLRNSHPLTNTKTIHSTIQHLSFPSSKTLFPNFKPFKFAASPSTTAVETDSSLESLKSRLKKGETIYGIFLLTFSPTLAEIAGLAGYDFAVVDMEHGHGGISDALPCLRALAATNTAAILRLPESSAAWAKKALDLGPQGIMFPMIDSPKSARKAVSYCLFPPKGVRGSAHPIVRASGYGIDEGYLSNYEEELLIMCQVECEDGVKKIDEIASVDGVDCIQMGPLDLSASMGYLWDPGHKKVKEVLREAEKAVLKTGKAHLSGFVMPHDGAEELQRRGYHMVAGAADVGLFRSAAVEDVKKFKKAANLAKQKHDEEKEKNEDHEEKYWSE; from the coding sequence ATGGCGTCCCTATCGTCTCCTCCATTCCGCACCTCTCTTTCTTCTTCTGCACTGTCAACTCTGAGAAATTCTCACCCACTCACGAATACCAAAACCATCCATTCAACAATTCAACACCTTTCATTTCCATCATCGAAAACCCTATTTCCGAATTTCAAACCTTTCAAATTCGCCGCCTCTCCCTCCACCACAGCCGTTGAAACCGACTCTTCATTGGAGTCTCTGAAATCCCGCCTCAAGAAAGGAGAAACCATCTATGGCATCTTCCTCCTCACATTTTCGCCTACCCTTGCCGAGATCGCCGGCTTGGCTGGCTACGACTTCGCCGTTGTGGACATGGAGCACGGTCATGGAGGAATCTCCGATGCACTTCCTTGCCTCCGTGCCCTCGCCGCCACCAACACCGCAGCCATCCTCCGCCTTCCAGAGTCCTCAGCCGCCTGGGCCAAAAAAGCCCTCGACCTCGGTCCTCAAGGGATCATGTTCCCCATGATCGATAGTCCCAAATCAGCCCGCAAAGCTGTCTCATACTGTCTATTTCCTCCTAAAGGCGTCCGCGGGTCGGCCCACCCGATTGTTCGGGCCTCGGGCTACGGCATTGACGAAGGGTATCTAAGCAACTACGAAGAGGAGTTGTTGATAATGTGCCAGGTGGAATGCGAAGATGGCGTGAAGAAAATCGATGAAATCGCGTCAGTGGACGGCGTTGATTGCATACAGATGGGGCCGCTGGACTTGAGCGCAAGCATGGGGTATTTATGGGACCCAGGGCACAAGAAAGTGAAGGAGGTACTGCGGGAAGCAGAGAAGGCTGTGCTCAAAACAGGTAAAGCACATTTATCTGGTTTCGTGATGCCGCATGACGGGGCGGAGGAGTTGCAGCGAAGAGGGTATCACATGGTGGCGGGGGCGGCGGATGTGGGGTTGTTTAGAAGTGCGGCGGTGGAGGatgtgaagaaattcaagaaggcTGCTAATTTAGCGAAACAGAAGCATGATGAGGAGAAGGAGAAGAACGAGGATCACGAGGAGAAATACTGGAGTGAATGA
- the LOC140978042 gene encoding early nodulin-like protein 8: protein MAHLSKLPRFIIFFHFSILFLASIQTSVLSNTYKVGDLDSWGIPTSSNPLIYNIWSKYHNLKMGDSLFFLYPPSRDSVIQVRDVESYNSCNLKDPILHLNDGNSLFNITKPGDFYFISGVEGHCEKSQELHIFVYGNGSSPISSAPAPDSAAAPSYPTVFGFIPVQASASSFLKIPVFMISAAIISSYMP from the exons ATGGCTCATCTCTCAAAGCTTCCAagattcataattttctttcatttttccaTTCTTTTTCTTGCATCAATCCAAACAAGTGTATTGAGCAATACATACAAAGTTGGAGATTTAGATTCATGGGGGATTCCCACTTCTTCAAATCCACTAATCTACAACATATGGTCAAAATATCACAATCTCAAGATGGGAGACTCCCTCT TTTTCTTGTACCCTCCAAGTCGAGATTCGGTCATCCAAGTCAGAGATGTTGAATCCTACAACAGTTGCAATCTGAAAGATCCAATCTTGCACCTGAACGATGGCAACTCTTTATTCAATATCACGAAGCCCGGAGATTTTTACTTCATCAGTGGAGTCGAAGGGCACTGTGAAAAATCACAGGAGCTTCACATTTTCGTATATGGGAATGGATCTTCTCCAATTTCATCGGCGCCGGCACCCGATTCTGCTGCTGCTCCCTCTTATCCTACTGTCTTTGGCTTCATTCCGGTCCAGGCTTCTGCTTCGTCCTTCCTCAAGATTCCAGTCTTTATGATTTCTGCTGCAATTATTTCTTCTTATATGCCAtaa
- the LOC140978039 gene encoding uncharacterized protein isoform X1 — MSTTEPFQRLSPEHQKRNQNTRNSNKFEKGDGENGSSNTGPGSRSRLDSNYDNIHDLEDDSESLTVSRLNLDCDGGKKVMENVEGSRSYDNNVLDNAGKRLEELRTRVEELELSEEQMSVNNQRQEDELLALEYIYGDDIVVLDNQSGFKSFQIHVHVEVPKGLNVVAKFCSSDSLEKRDGCSLDFSYSFTVEYLPPVILSCLLPKSYPSNLAPHITLSAQWLNSPKISDLCCKFDSIWKEQAGQEIIYQWVEWLRCCTLSYLGFDHEMILGPYDVKNGDTWAIGGSVSPDVDIPLLKSYNDEQSHENFCRNIQECKICFGEFSGSEFIRLPCQHYYCWKCMKTFSDMHVKEGTVMKLQCPYTKCGGIIPPGLLKRLLGEEEFENWEFLMLQKALDLMSDVVYCPRCETASLEDEDHHVQCSNCYYSYCSLCRERRHVGVACMTPEMKLLVLQERQNSSQMKDEQRRREQDMISQIRSVREINRFAKQCPSCKMAISRIEGCNKMVCNNCGQYFCYRCDQAISGYDHFRNGNCELFPAEEIQKWDEMNGRQVAGQMQAQLFADHAHPCPNCGQDNVKVGNNYHIFCWACQNHYCYLCRKMVRRSSQHYGPRGCKQHTIG, encoded by the exons ATGTCAACCACGGAGCCTTTTCAAAGGTTGTCTCCAGAACACCAAAAACGTAATCAAAATACAAGAAATTCGAACAAGTTCGAGAAAGGAGACGGAGAAAATGGGAGTTCTAATACTGGACCCGGCTCAAGATCGAGGCTTGATTCGAATTATGACAATATACACGATTTAGAGGATGATTCTGAAAGTTTGACAGTTTCAAGATTGAATCTTGATTGTGATGGAGGTAAAAAAGTGATGGAGAATGTCGAAGGGTCTCGTTCTTATGACAATAATGTTTTGGATAATGCTGGTAAACGGCTGGAGGAGCTTAGAACTAGAGTTGAAGAACTAGAGTTGTCGGAGGAGCAGATGAGCGTCAATAATCAGCGGCAGGAGGATGAG CTGCTAGCTCTGGAATACATTTATGGAGATGATATTGTCGTCTTAGACAACCAGAGTGGCTTCAAGTCGTTCCAG ATTCATGTCCATGTTGAAGTGCCAAAGGGACTTAACGTTGTTGCAAAGTTTTGCTCCTCCGACAGCCTTGAGAAAAGAGATGGCTGCTCTCTGGATTTCTCATACTCTTTCACTGTTGAATATCTCCCACCAGTTATATTGTCATGTTTATTACCTAAATCATATCCTAGCAACCTAGCTCCTCACATTACCTTATCTGCTCAATGGCTGAATTCTCCTAAAATCTCCGATCTCTGCTGCAAGTTCGATTCTATTTGGAAAGAACAAGCGGGCCAAGAGATTATTTACCAATGGGTGGAGTGGTTACGCTGTTGTACCCTCTCTTATCTTGGGTTTGACCATGAGATGATTCTTGGGCCTTATGATGTAAAGAATGGAGATACATGGGCAATCGGTGGAAGTGTGTCCCCTGATGTTGACATTCCTCTGCTGAAGAGTTACAATGATGAACAGAGCCATGAGAATTTCTGCAGAAACATTCAGGAATGCAAAATCTGTTTTGGCGAGTTTTCTG GCTCAGAGTTCATCAGGCTTCCATGTCAGCACTATTATTGCTGGAAATGTATGAAAACTTTTTCTGACATGCATGTAAAGGAAGGAACGGTAATGAAACTGCAATGCCCTTACACAAAATGTGGGGGCATAATTCCACCTGGTCTACTTAAAAGATTACTGGGTGAAGAAGAgtttgaaaactgggagttCCTTATGTTACAGAAAGCACTTGATTTAATGTCAGATGTTGTTTACTGCCCGAGATGTGAGACAGCCAGCCTTGAGGATGAAGATCACCATGTGCAGTGCTCGAATTGCTACTATAGCTATTGTTCACTTTGCAGGGAGCGGCGCCATGTTGGAGTTGCATGTATGACACCAGAGATGAAACTACTTGTTCTCCAG GAGCGACAAAATTCATCTCAAATGAAAGATGAACAAAGGCGTCGAGAGCAAGATATGATCAGTCAGATTCGGAGTGTAAGGGAGATAAATCGTTTCGCAAAACAATGCCCTTCTTGTAAGATGGCTATATCTCGTATTGAAGGCTGCAATAAGATGGTGTGCAATAATTGTGGGCAATATTTCTGCTACCGTTGTGATCAGGCAATTTCCGGATATGATCATTTCAG GAATGGAAACTGTGAACTTTTCCCAGCAGAAGAAATTCAGAAATGGGATGAGATGAATGGTCGGCAAGTTGCTGGACAAATGCAAGCACAACTATTTGCTGATCATGCTCATCCGTGTCCTAATTGTGGTCAAGACAATGTAAAG GTGGGCAATAACTATCATATATTTTGTTGGGCATGCCAAAACCATTACTGCTACTTGTGTAGGAAAATGGTAAGGCGCAGCTCTCAGCATTATGGTCCAAGGGGTTGCAAGCAACACACTATTGGGTAG